The Prochlorococcus sp. MIT 1300 genome has a window encoding:
- a CDS encoding bifunctional (p)ppGpp synthetase/guanosine-3',5'-bis(diphosphate) 3'-pyrophosphohydrolase produces MPDVTSAPDSSQAYMVCEESGCDSTAEGPTPIKDIDDYGVPIPTWLKNCLEKVPPELGKSCPRDSDALLAASFDLAFRLHEGQFRASGDPYIVHPIAVADLLRDIGASSSVIAAGFLHDVVEDTDVTPQQLEEYFGSEVRGLVEGVTKLGGIHFNNRTEAQAENLRKMFLAMASDIRVVLVKLADRLHNMRTIGSLKSDKQQRIARETREIYAPLANRLGIGRFKWELEDLAFKLLEPDAFREIQQEVATKRSKREERLAVTVQLLKDRLASAGLENCDISGRPKHLYGIWSKMQRQQKAFHEIFDVAALRIIAPNVESCYRALAVVHDTFRPIPGRFKDYIGLPKPNGYQSLHTAVIGRHRPIEVQIRTPEMHQVAEFGIAAHWKYKEGGSPAIGDTERFNWLRQLVEWQQEGGNDDHNDYLASIKEDLFDEEVFVFTPKGDVVGLRKGSTAIDFAYRIHSEVGNHCHGSRINDRLCSLSTLLKNGDFVEVLTNKAAHPSLDWLNFVATPTARNRIRQWYKRSHRDETILRGKELLERELGRSGFEALLTSDAMTRVSERCNLKSTEDLLAALGFGAVTLQQALNRLREEVRLNSEPPQQTLSNDDVAKKLTNQNEANHSKQTNRENIPILGVEGLDYRLGGCCSPLPGELILGTVALGNHGITIHRQDCQNILSTPSERRLPVRWNSSNALANERFPVQLRIEAIDRVGILKDILMRLSDSEINVSDARVKTAYSKPACIDLRVELNNAEQLSKTIDQIKSIADVLDIARTGLS; encoded by the coding sequence ATGCCAGATGTCACCTCTGCACCTGATTCCTCACAAGCCTATATGGTTTGTGAGGAATCAGGCTGTGATTCAACTGCAGAAGGTCCAACTCCAATCAAGGATATTGATGATTATGGGGTTCCTATCCCAACTTGGTTAAAAAATTGTCTTGAAAAGGTCCCACCTGAACTTGGCAAAAGTTGTCCAAGAGATTCAGATGCATTATTAGCAGCATCTTTTGACTTGGCCTTCCGGCTACATGAAGGGCAATTTCGTGCAAGTGGAGACCCTTACATTGTTCATCCCATTGCTGTAGCTGACTTATTAAGAGATATAGGAGCAAGTTCCAGCGTTATTGCAGCAGGTTTTCTGCATGATGTAGTTGAAGATACAGATGTAACTCCTCAGCAACTTGAGGAATATTTTGGTAGCGAAGTTCGTGGTTTAGTTGAAGGCGTCACAAAATTAGGAGGGATTCATTTCAATAATCGAACAGAAGCCCAAGCGGAAAATCTCCGCAAGATGTTTTTAGCAATGGCTAGTGATATCAGAGTAGTTCTTGTCAAACTAGCTGACAGACTGCACAACATGCGGACAATCGGATCCTTAAAATCTGACAAGCAGCAACGAATAGCTCGTGAAACGAGGGAAATCTACGCTCCGCTAGCAAATCGTCTTGGGATAGGCAGATTCAAATGGGAACTTGAAGATCTCGCCTTCAAACTGCTCGAGCCAGATGCCTTCCGAGAAATACAACAAGAAGTAGCGACGAAAAGAAGTAAGCGCGAAGAACGATTAGCCGTAACTGTTCAATTGTTAAAAGATCGACTTGCCTCTGCAGGACTTGAAAATTGCGACATTAGTGGACGACCTAAACATCTCTATGGAATTTGGAGCAAAATGCAACGGCAACAAAAAGCCTTTCACGAAATTTTTGATGTCGCGGCTCTAAGAATCATCGCTCCCAATGTAGAAAGTTGCTATAGAGCTTTAGCTGTGGTCCACGACACTTTTAGACCCATACCAGGCCGTTTTAAAGATTACATTGGGCTACCTAAACCAAACGGCTATCAGTCACTTCATACTGCAGTGATTGGTCGCCATAGGCCGATTGAAGTACAAATACGGACTCCTGAAATGCACCAAGTCGCCGAATTCGGGATCGCCGCTCATTGGAAATACAAAGAAGGTGGGTCCCCTGCTATAGGCGACACAGAACGCTTCAATTGGCTCCGCCAATTAGTTGAATGGCAACAAGAGGGAGGCAATGATGATCATAATGACTACTTAGCCTCAATAAAAGAAGATTTATTTGATGAAGAGGTATTTGTATTTACTCCAAAAGGCGATGTTGTCGGCCTACGCAAAGGGTCAACTGCAATCGACTTTGCTTATCGAATTCACTCAGAAGTAGGGAATCATTGTCATGGCAGTCGAATCAATGATCGCCTGTGTTCTTTATCAACTCTTCTTAAAAATGGTGATTTTGTAGAGGTTCTTACAAATAAGGCAGCTCATCCAAGTCTCGATTGGTTGAATTTTGTAGCCACACCTACCGCTCGAAATCGAATTCGACAATGGTACAAACGTAGTCATAGAGATGAAACCATACTCAGGGGCAAAGAATTATTAGAACGGGAGCTTGGACGGAGTGGGTTTGAAGCATTACTCACCAGTGATGCAATGACACGGGTATCAGAGCGATGCAACTTAAAAAGCACTGAAGATTTATTAGCTGCACTTGGATTTGGCGCTGTCACCCTTCAACAAGCATTAAATCGACTTAGAGAAGAAGTCCGACTAAATAGCGAACCCCCTCAACAAACCTTGAGCAATGATGATGTTGCCAAGAAATTAACTAATCAAAACGAAGCTAATCATTCTAAGCAAACTAATAGAGAGAATATTCCTATTCTTGGAGTTGAAGGACTGGACTATCGACTTGGAGGATGCTGCAGTCCATTGCCAGGCGAATTAATACTAGGCACTGTTGCACTGGGCAACCATGGGATAACCATTCATCGTCAAGATTGTCAAAACATACTGTCTACGCCGAGCGAACGTCGACTTCCAGTGCGCTGGAATTCAAGTAATGCCCTAGCGAATGAGCGCTTCCCCGTGCAATTAAGAATAGAAGCAATTGATCGAGTAGGAATTCTCAAGGACATCTTGATGCGCCTTTCAGATAGCGAAATAAATGTGAGCGATGCCCGCGTCAAAACTGCCTATAGCAAACCAGCGTGCATTGACCTCCGTGTAGAACTAAATAACGCAGAGCAATTGTCGAAAACGATCGATCAAATCAAATCTATAGCTGACGTGTTAGATATTGCTCGCACTGGGTTGAGCTAA
- a CDS encoding DUF2062 domain-containing protein — protein MRRKFRRWLVWLWQQEGTPVERAIGLALGAFSGCFPLFGFQTLLGLSLATIFHGNRLLAVIGTWISNPVTYLPLYWLNYKVGCAVLGEAETLPELREVTFQSLWHQGWIFSQRLMLGSALIGCFVAGFVGVISYRAFKKTN, from the coding sequence ATGAGGCGTAAGTTTCGTCGTTGGTTGGTTTGGTTGTGGCAACAAGAAGGTACACCAGTGGAGCGTGCAATAGGCTTGGCCTTAGGTGCCTTTAGTGGTTGTTTCCCACTATTTGGTTTTCAGACCTTATTAGGTCTTTCTCTTGCTACTATTTTCCATGGCAATCGTCTCTTAGCTGTAATAGGGACTTGGATTAGTAATCCAGTGACTTATTTGCCGTTGTATTGGTTGAACTACAAAGTTGGATGTGCAGTGCTTGGAGAGGCTGAAACGTTACCTGAGCTTAGAGAGGTTACTTTTCAGAGCCTTTGGCATCAAGGTTGGATTTTTAGTCAAAGGCTGATGCTTGGGTCAGCTTTAATAGGTTGCTTTGTTGCTGGTTTTGTTGGAGTTATTTCATATCGTGCTTTTAAGAAAACAAATTGA
- the mnmE gene encoding tRNA uridine-5-carboxymethylaminomethyl(34) synthesis GTPase MnmE, whose product MADPTEETIAAIATALSPNEGGIAVVRISGPDAEKISKEILSIPGKQIWASHHIVYGYVTDQDGKDHIDEVLVLILKSPRSFTGEDVIEIHCHGGLVNVERVLQRVLSQPGVRRALPGEFSKRAVLNGRIDLTRAEAISQLIAARSQRAAQLAMTGLDGGIQAQINPLREHLLNQLSEIEARIDFEEDLPALNEIEILSQLNEVKAGLSKLIDEANKGQVLHKGLQVALIGLPNVGKSSLLNRLSGQERAIVTSHPGTTRDLLESAIILQGVPITLLDTAGIRTTTNAIEKEGINRSHQALGSADVVVLIFDLSIGWSEEDAALLSKIPIDVPKLIVGNKSDLKASPKRFPKGTQSSRILPDIRISALNGEGEKEFIDALLRACGASDLNGIVLALNDRQKDLAAQAIGSLEKIQQTAENRLPLDFWTIDLREAIRSLGEITGQEVTEELLDRIFSRFCIGK is encoded by the coding sequence ATGGCTGATCCCACTGAAGAAACGATTGCAGCAATAGCTACGGCCTTATCTCCTAATGAAGGAGGAATTGCAGTGGTGAGAATATCCGGTCCAGATGCTGAAAAAATTAGCAAAGAAATCTTATCGATACCCGGAAAACAAATCTGGGCAAGTCATCACATTGTCTATGGGTATGTAACTGATCAAGACGGGAAAGATCATATAGATGAAGTATTGGTATTAATTCTGAAGTCACCGAGAAGCTTCACAGGAGAAGATGTCATCGAGATCCACTGTCATGGCGGGCTTGTCAATGTTGAACGTGTATTGCAACGAGTTCTTTCACAACCAGGAGTTCGTAGAGCTCTTCCAGGCGAATTCAGTAAGCGAGCTGTTTTAAATGGCCGCATTGATCTAACCAGAGCTGAAGCGATCAGCCAACTAATAGCTGCACGTAGTCAAAGAGCTGCACAACTAGCTATGACTGGCTTAGATGGAGGCATTCAAGCTCAAATTAACCCTCTCAGAGAACACCTACTTAACCAATTAAGCGAAATCGAGGCAAGGATTGACTTTGAAGAAGATCTACCTGCTCTCAATGAAATAGAAATACTAAGTCAACTAAACGAAGTTAAAGCTGGCCTTAGCAAGCTGATTGATGAAGCAAATAAAGGTCAAGTACTTCATAAAGGACTTCAAGTAGCCTTAATAGGTCTACCGAATGTTGGCAAAAGCTCGTTACTCAATCGTCTCTCTGGTCAAGAACGGGCGATCGTCACCTCCCATCCAGGTACAACAAGAGACTTACTTGAAAGTGCAATCATTTTACAAGGAGTGCCTATTACTTTGCTAGATACAGCTGGAATCCGAACGACTACTAATGCAATCGAAAAGGAAGGCATCAATCGTAGCCATCAAGCTTTAGGTAGTGCAGACGTTGTTGTCCTCATTTTTGACTTGTCGATTGGTTGGAGTGAAGAAGATGCTGCACTCTTAAGCAAGATTCCTATAGATGTTCCAAAGCTGATTGTAGGGAACAAATCAGATCTCAAAGCTTCTCCAAAACGATTCCCTAAGGGCACACAATCCTCGAGAATCCTGCCTGATATAAGGATTAGCGCACTTAACGGTGAAGGTGAAAAAGAATTTATAGATGCTCTCTTAAGGGCCTGTGGCGCATCAGATCTTAATGGAATTGTACTTGCTCTCAATGACAGGCAAAAGGACCTTGCTGCTCAAGCAATTGGTTCACTAGAAAAAATCCAACAAACCGCAGAAAATAGGTTGCCCTTAGATTTTTGGACAATTGACCTTCGTGAAGCGATACGGAGCTTAGGCGAAATAACTGGACAAGAGGTAACTGAAGAATTGCTAGACCGAATCTTTTCACGCTTCTGTATTGGTAAATGA
- the nadC gene encoding carboxylating nicotinate-nucleotide diphosphorylase codes for MDLLTPGLNRLLDTWLDEDLGRGDLTSVALKNLEGSAYWIAKAEGTFCGGPFVEQLFKKVNQEVQIELLVKDGEPVLTNQRVLELHGPASALVAGERTALNLAMRLSGIASATAELVKQLERTNVRLADTRKTTPGMRLLEKYAIRCGGGVNHRLGLDDAAMLKENHIAWAGGIQTAIDAVKASAPWTSKVIVEAETANQAKEAVLAGADGVLLDEFSPEELKLLIPKLRELAKSRSCPYTSKEIVIEASGIRTDELKAFAATGVDLISTSAPITRSSWLDLSMRFDQFK; via the coding sequence GTGGATTTGCTTACCCCTGGATTAAACCGCCTTTTAGATACCTGGTTAGATGAAGATTTAGGGAGAGGAGATCTTACGAGCGTTGCCCTCAAAAACTTAGAAGGATCAGCTTATTGGATAGCAAAAGCAGAGGGAACCTTCTGCGGGGGACCATTCGTTGAACAGCTATTCAAAAAAGTGAATCAAGAAGTTCAAATAGAGCTGCTAGTCAAAGATGGAGAACCAGTCCTCACAAACCAACGTGTACTTGAACTTCACGGCCCCGCATCTGCTCTTGTTGCTGGTGAAAGAACAGCATTAAATCTAGCCATGAGACTTTCAGGCATTGCATCAGCAACTGCTGAGCTAGTAAAACAACTTGAAAGGACAAATGTACGACTTGCCGACACACGCAAAACGACTCCAGGTATGCGTTTACTCGAAAAATATGCCATCAGATGTGGAGGTGGCGTCAATCATCGTCTTGGTCTAGATGATGCAGCAATGCTCAAAGAAAATCACATAGCTTGGGCTGGAGGAATTCAGACCGCAATTGATGCAGTCAAAGCTTCGGCCCCATGGACATCTAAAGTAATAGTGGAAGCTGAAACCGCTAACCAAGCCAAGGAAGCTGTCCTCGCTGGTGCAGATGGAGTCCTCTTAGATGAATTTTCTCCTGAAGAACTTAAATTGCTTATACCAAAATTACGAGAACTGGCTAAAAGTCGTTCCTGCCCTTACACCTCTAAAGAAATTGTGATTGAGGCTTCAGGCATAAGAACCGATGAGCTCAAGGCTTTTGCTGCAACAGGAGTGGACTTGATTTCAACTAGTGCGCCAATTACCCGTAGCTCATGGCTGGATCTCAGCATGAGATTCGACCAATTTAAGTAA
- the argS gene encoding arginine--tRNA ligase produces MLTLSTTLGKQVKTALQQAFPQEIEEARIAGISLDPQLAPASKPEFGDFQINGALSLAKVIKKPPRQIAQAIVEELITEKNFLNICEHPEIAGPGFINLTLRPNYLAKEIQTRLKDKRLGVPEISKKRAQEEPQSVIIDFSSPNIAKEMHVGHLRSTIIGDSLARILEFRGHKVLRINHIGDWGTQFGMLITHLKDVAPTALNTPEAFDLGDLVTLYRESKIRFDSDKAFQAKSRDEVVKLQNGDPISIKAWQLLCDQSRKAFQNIYTILDIQLTERGESFYNPYLRGVIDDLQSCGMLTKDDGAKCVFLESATQKGHKKPPVIVQKRDGGFNYATTDLAAIRYRFGKPPKGDGARRIIYVTDSGQANHFESVFEIANRANWIPNGGELQHVPFGLVLGEDGKKLKTRSGDTVKLRDLLDESISRAERDLRCRLKDEKRKEDDSFIKHVSKTIGLAAVKYADLSQNRITSYQFNFDRMLSLQGNTAPYLLYAVVRIAGIIRKGGEWKISSDDISFEEPQELALIRQLLKFDEIIVEVEQDLLPNRLCNYLFELSQSFNRFYDQIPVIKAKDPTRQNRLSLCLITANTLKLGLSLLGIPTLERM; encoded by the coding sequence ATGCTTACCCTTTCAACAACTCTAGGCAAGCAAGTAAAAACCGCCCTCCAGCAAGCCTTTCCTCAAGAGATTGAGGAGGCAAGGATTGCCGGAATATCTCTGGATCCGCAACTTGCCCCTGCCTCTAAGCCAGAGTTTGGTGACTTTCAAATCAATGGAGCACTCTCATTAGCAAAAGTAATTAAAAAACCTCCTCGACAAATCGCCCAAGCCATAGTGGAGGAGTTAATAACTGAAAAAAATTTTTTGAACATTTGCGAGCATCCAGAAATCGCAGGCCCAGGATTCATAAATCTCACTCTTCGACCAAATTACCTCGCTAAAGAAATCCAAACACGATTAAAAGATAAGCGCCTAGGTGTACCTGAAATAAGCAAAAAGAGGGCTCAAGAGGAACCCCAGTCAGTAATCATTGACTTTTCTAGCCCAAATATTGCCAAGGAAATGCATGTTGGGCATTTACGTTCAACCATTATTGGAGATTCGTTGGCTCGAATCCTTGAGTTTCGCGGACATAAGGTTCTACGAATAAATCACATAGGGGATTGGGGCACACAATTTGGGATGCTAATTACTCATCTAAAGGATGTGGCACCAACTGCACTTAACACTCCCGAAGCATTTGACTTAGGAGATTTAGTCACTTTATACAGAGAATCAAAAATACGTTTTGATTCTGATAAGGCTTTTCAAGCCAAATCGCGTGATGAAGTGGTAAAGCTCCAAAATGGTGACCCCATCTCAATTAAGGCCTGGCAGCTGCTATGTGATCAATCACGTAAAGCCTTTCAAAATATATATACAATTCTAGATATTCAACTAACAGAGCGAGGAGAGTCTTTCTATAACCCCTACCTGCGAGGAGTTATAGATGATCTACAAAGCTGTGGGATGCTCACTAAAGACGATGGAGCTAAATGTGTCTTCTTGGAAAGTGCAACCCAAAAAGGGCATAAGAAACCTCCCGTAATAGTTCAAAAGCGAGATGGAGGTTTTAATTATGCCACCACTGATCTTGCGGCTATTCGCTACCGGTTTGGAAAGCCACCAAAAGGAGATGGGGCACGTCGAATAATTTACGTAACCGATTCTGGCCAAGCCAATCATTTTGAAAGCGTTTTCGAAATAGCCAATCGAGCCAATTGGATTCCTAATGGAGGTGAATTACAGCACGTACCATTTGGTCTTGTCCTAGGAGAAGACGGGAAGAAACTCAAAACTCGCTCAGGAGATACCGTCAAGCTTCGGGATCTGCTAGACGAGTCAATATCAAGAGCGGAAAGAGATCTGCGATGCCGATTAAAGGATGAAAAGCGCAAGGAAGATGATTCATTCATCAAACATGTCTCAAAAACGATAGGTTTGGCTGCTGTCAAGTACGCCGACCTTAGTCAAAACAGAATTACCAGCTACCAGTTCAACTTTGATAGAATGTTATCTCTACAAGGTAATACTGCACCTTATTTACTATATGCAGTAGTAAGAATTGCGGGCATAATTAGAAAAGGAGGTGAGTGGAAAATATCTTCAGATGATATTTCTTTCGAGGAGCCACAGGAGTTAGCACTAATTAGACAATTGCTCAAATTTGATGAGATTATAGTAGAGGTTGAGCAAGATTTACTACCCAATCGTCTCTGCAATTACTTATTTGAACTGAGTCAAAGTTTTAATCGCTTCTATGACCAAATCCCCGTCATCAAAGCAAAAGATCCTACTCGCCAAAATCGTCTTAGCCTCTGTCTAATCACCGCAAATACCCTAAAACTCGGATTAAGTCTTCTTGGAATTCCCACATTAGAGCGAATGTAA
- a CDS encoding histidinol-phosphate transaminase: protein MDLERKNSFKKFPPPRKEVEDLKSYSAPVEGRRKLLRLDFNENTIGPSPLVVQALRNIPANQIAIYPEYNGLREAMVQNLNTKRPSSNLNSSHIGLFNGVDGAIHAIFHAYGDRKDQLLTTSPTFGYYKPCAEMQGMKVKAIPYKKKNFLFPVDEFNAFLIKNKPRICMICNPNNPTGTRLSPQKIIEWANRSSNTLFVVDELYEAFTSDSLLSQLDFTAFPNIVILRSFSKTAGLAGLRIGFAIGNSQVIERINRVTGPYDINSFAVIAAFQALKDQEYIDTYVKEVLKAKSWMINQLENSGAIYHADGGNYLLIWPNRNPQEITKLLKKDGILIRDMQGKPLIEGSLRVSIGTTEQMKQFWQVFSKHEIQ, encoded by the coding sequence ATGGATCTCGAACGCAAAAATTCTTTCAAGAAGTTCCCACCGCCAAGGAAGGAAGTTGAGGACTTAAAAAGTTACTCAGCTCCTGTAGAAGGCCGACGCAAACTTCTTAGACTTGATTTTAATGAAAATACCATTGGGCCAAGTCCGCTAGTAGTTCAGGCACTTCGCAATATTCCAGCCAATCAAATCGCCATATATCCAGAATACAATGGCCTCCGAGAGGCAATGGTTCAAAATTTAAATACAAAGAGGCCCTCCAGTAATTTAAACTCATCGCACATTGGCTTATTTAATGGAGTCGATGGGGCAATTCATGCAATCTTCCATGCTTATGGGGATCGTAAAGATCAACTTTTAACTACATCTCCCACCTTTGGTTACTACAAACCATGTGCTGAGATGCAAGGCATGAAAGTCAAAGCAATCCCTTATAAAAAAAAGAATTTCCTCTTCCCTGTAGATGAATTTAATGCGTTTCTAATAAAGAACAAACCTCGAATTTGCATGATCTGTAACCCTAATAATCCCACCGGGACAAGGCTCTCTCCTCAAAAAATAATTGAATGGGCAAATCGATCTTCAAATACACTTTTTGTAGTTGATGAATTATATGAAGCATTTACTAGCGACAGTCTTTTGTCTCAATTAGATTTTACGGCTTTTCCTAACATAGTAATCTTGCGTTCTTTTTCAAAAACGGCTGGATTGGCTGGGCTAAGGATTGGATTTGCAATAGGGAATTCTCAAGTAATTGAAAGAATTAATAGAGTGACTGGGCCTTATGACATTAATAGTTTTGCAGTGATAGCAGCATTTCAGGCCTTAAAAGATCAGGAATATATAGACACTTATGTTAAAGAAGTTTTGAAAGCTAAGAGTTGGATGATCAATCAACTAGAGAATAGTGGGGCAATTTATCACGCTGATGGAGGAAATTACTTGCTCATATGGCCTAATAGAAATCCTCAAGAAATTACTAAGTTATTAAAAAAGGATGGAATACTTATTAGAGATATGCAAGGCAAGCCACTAATCGAAGGGTCTTTAAGAGTAAGTATTGGAACTACTGAGCAAATGAAACAATTTTGGCAGGTATTTTCAAAGCATGAGATTCAATAA
- a CDS encoding MBL fold metallo-hydrolase has product MFDRLQKAIGKISFSEIPSQFKDFGRKPIPLAAVLVVSSGFGIFFSSWWSSVREGVTIKSYGHSSLLIKGGGHSVLINPFKAVACAKGLIEPRISANVILASSELADEGAKVAQGKFLAQPGSYRVGLLKLEGLAFPHDRLGGRRFGQATVWRWKQAGLTFAHLGGTAAPLTSEMKVLLARSDVLIIGVGGGPKVFNAQEAAKIIEELNPRRVIPVQFLRNEKAPKDCQLEQGLKPFLDAMEGTKIQEVGNTYRVPKSLPSQTIIDVIRL; this is encoded by the coding sequence ATGTTTGATCGATTACAAAAGGCTATTGGGAAAATCTCCTTTTCTGAGATCCCTTCACAATTCAAAGATTTTGGGCGTAAGCCAATTCCTTTAGCAGCGGTTTTGGTTGTGTCTTCTGGCTTTGGAATATTTTTTTCCAGTTGGTGGAGTTCAGTTAGAGAGGGTGTAACTATTAAAAGTTATGGTCATAGCTCTTTATTGATTAAGGGCGGCGGTCACTCCGTTCTAATTAATCCATTTAAAGCAGTTGCATGTGCAAAGGGTTTAATTGAGCCAAGAATTAGTGCCAACGTTATTCTTGCGAGTTCAGAACTTGCCGATGAGGGGGCCAAAGTCGCTCAAGGGAAGTTTCTTGCTCAACCTGGTTCTTATCGAGTTGGGTTGTTGAAACTTGAGGGACTTGCTTTCCCTCATGATCGATTGGGGGGCAGACGTTTTGGCCAGGCAACCGTATGGCGTTGGAAACAGGCTGGACTGACTTTTGCCCATTTAGGTGGTACAGCAGCGCCTTTGACTAGCGAAATGAAAGTACTTTTGGCAAGATCTGATGTTTTGATTATTGGCGTAGGTGGAGGCCCTAAAGTATTTAATGCACAAGAAGCAGCTAAGATTATTGAAGAGTTGAACCCTCGTAGAGTAATACCAGTTCAATTTTTGAGGAATGAGAAGGCACCTAAAGATTGTCAACTTGAGCAAGGTTTGAAGCCTTTTCTGGATGCAATGGAGGGTACAAAAATTCAGGAAGTTGGCAACACATACCGGGTACCTAAATCTTTGCCCAGCCAAACAATTATAGATGTAATTCGTTTGTAG
- a CDS encoding aminodeoxychorismate/anthranilate synthase component II: protein MLLVIDNYDSFTFNLVQYLGELATSHSLAKDVRVERNDALSLNQIKTLNPKAILLSPGPGDPDQSGICLDVLEKLSPKIPTLGVCLGHQALAQVFGGKVVRAHELMHGKTSPVLHSNQGVFLDLPKPLTATRYHSLIVERKSLPDCLEVTAWLQDGTIMGLQHRDYLHVQGVQFHPESVLTQSGHHMLSNFLRLADQHNQHL from the coding sequence ATGCTTCTTGTAATAGACAACTATGACAGTTTCACATTCAACCTTGTCCAATATTTGGGTGAGTTGGCCACATCTCATTCGTTAGCTAAGGATGTTCGTGTAGAGCGAAATGATGCGCTTTCTTTGAATCAGATAAAGACTTTAAATCCTAAAGCGATTTTGCTCTCACCTGGTCCTGGAGACCCAGATCAATCTGGAATTTGCTTGGATGTGTTAGAGAAACTTTCGCCAAAGATACCTACTCTTGGAGTGTGTTTAGGCCATCAGGCCTTGGCACAAGTTTTTGGGGGTAAAGTTGTGCGTGCTCATGAGTTGATGCATGGGAAAACTTCTCCGGTTCTTCATAGTAATCAGGGTGTATTTTTGGATTTACCTAAACCACTTACTGCCACTAGATATCACAGCTTGATTGTGGAACGTAAAAGCTTGCCTGACTGTTTAGAGGTAACAGCTTGGCTGCAAGATGGGACGATCATGGGCTTACAGCATCGTGATTACCTACATGTACAAGGAGTTCAGTTTCATCCTGAAAGTGTCTTAACTCAATCAGGTCATCACATGTTGAGTAATTTTTTACGTTTAGCTGATCAACATAATCAGCATCTTTGA
- a CDS encoding diacylglycerol kinase family protein, producing the protein MSDEIKTFSKHRTRSGKSGSWRVSGDLPASFGYAAQGLKYSFHSQRNFRIHVFLGLCVFGLCLWLQLSSSNLALIVLTVTAVLVLELINTAVEAVVDLAIGPRFHPLARIAKDCAAAAVLLASMSSLLLGFLLILPPFLIRLGLSSP; encoded by the coding sequence GTGTCAGACGAAATCAAAACATTTTCCAAGCACAGAACTCGGTCAGGCAAAAGCGGTTCTTGGCGTGTCTCTGGCGACTTACCAGCCAGTTTCGGTTACGCAGCACAAGGCCTGAAATATTCTTTTCATAGTCAGAGGAATTTTCGGATCCATGTTTTCTTAGGTTTATGTGTTTTTGGACTTTGTTTATGGCTACAACTCAGTAGTAGTAATTTGGCGTTGATAGTATTAACTGTAACTGCTGTTTTAGTGTTGGAGTTAATTAATACTGCTGTAGAGGCTGTGGTCGATCTGGCTATCGGACCTCGTTTCCACCCTTTGGCTCGAATTGCTAAAGACTGTGCAGCTGCAGCAGTTTTACTCGCTTCAATGAGCTCTTTGCTACTTGGATTTCTGTTGATTTTGCCTCCTTTCTTAATTCGTCTTGGTCTATCAAGTCCTTAA
- the ybeY gene encoding rRNA maturation RNase YbeY — translation MDQNDLGKIDLQVDLTFHSAPDLFLIGDISSSTNIRLVNPEPWVYDIKKWIISLLENKRDDCPKVLFLARNLSLSLELIDDKKMIELNSFWRQQNQSTDVLSFPALDQELLVPFDGFLELGDIFVSVPMAQRQAHEHHHDLVEELRWLVSHGLLHLLGWDHPDEESLQKMLTCQEHLLNIEGMV, via the coding sequence ATGGATCAAAATGATTTGGGGAAAATAGATCTTCAAGTGGATCTTACTTTTCATTCGGCCCCTGACTTGTTTCTTATTGGTGATATTAGCTCTAGTACTAATATACGTTTAGTCAATCCTGAGCCCTGGGTATATGATATAAAGAAGTGGATTATTAGTTTGCTTGAAAATAAAAGAGATGATTGCCCTAAAGTATTATTCTTGGCAAGAAACCTTAGCTTGAGTTTGGAGTTAATAGATGATAAGAAAATGATTGAATTGAATTCATTTTGGCGTCAACAGAATCAATCAACTGATGTTCTTTCTTTCCCGGCATTAGACCAGGAGCTGCTTGTTCCTTTTGATGGCTTTCTGGAGCTTGGAGATATTTTTGTCTCAGTTCCTATGGCTCAGCGCCAAGCACATGAGCATCATCATGATTTGGTGGAAGAACTTCGCTGGCTTGTTAGTCATGGATTGCTGCACTTATTAGGTTGGGACCATCCAGATGAAGAAAGTCTCCAAAAGATGCTGACATGTCAGGAGCATCTTTTGAATATTGAAGGTATGGTTTAA
- a CDS encoding DUF3285 domain-containing protein gives MEQNSSKETSPKAASPSPSFVKLAMRNMVRKGQQSISHFALTAIGFGLFILVIAWFGRPNFP, from the coding sequence ATGGAACAAAATTCATCTAAAGAAACTTCTCCTAAGGCAGCGAGCCCTTCTCCAAGTTTTGTAAAGCTAGCGATGAGGAATATGGTGCGAAAAGGGCAACAGAGTATCTCCCATTTTGCACTGACTGCAATTGGATTTGGATTGTTCATATTGGTCATTGCTTGGTTTGGTCGTCCGAACTTTCCATAG